The following coding sequences are from one Hymenobacter sp. DG25A window:
- a CDS encoding dipeptide epimerase yields the protein MLHWSLHPRTLPLRYTWKIARNASTEKVNLLVRVGREGSGGPVGWGEAAPNVRYGESPESLQADFAQLLAAGLPHVDDEHDLHELLNAQHPAHALRFALESAFIHYAAARKGQSVGEYLGLPAAPGTVPTAFSLPIMEPGAVPEFVRAHAVARFPLLKLKVNQESGYALLQALTECLPGHPLLIDGNEAWQEPDSLLQFLEQAQTLPGLRVRLLEQPMPAACLEAYQYLRNRSPFPVFADESVTDTADFAEVARQFHGVNMKLMKAGGYRNGLHILEQTRAHGLQTMLGCMVETSLGIWSALQVSPLAQVCDLDGFLIVRDEPFELVQEKQGLLTAQAALPALDQAHPVVI from the coding sequence ATGCTTCACTGGTCTTTGCACCCCCGCACGCTGCCGCTGCGCTACACCTGGAAAATAGCCCGCAACGCCTCCACCGAAAAGGTAAATCTGCTGGTGCGCGTAGGGCGGGAGGGCAGCGGCGGGCCCGTAGGCTGGGGCGAAGCCGCCCCCAACGTCCGCTACGGGGAGTCGCCAGAAAGCCTGCAGGCCGATTTCGCCCAGCTGCTGGCCGCCGGCCTGCCGCACGTAGATGATGAGCATGACCTGCACGAATTACTGAATGCGCAGCACCCTGCCCATGCCTTGCGCTTTGCGCTGGAGTCGGCCTTTATCCACTATGCCGCCGCCCGCAAAGGGCAGTCGGTAGGCGAATACCTGGGGCTGCCAGCGGCGCCGGGCACAGTGCCCACGGCTTTTTCGCTGCCCATTATGGAGCCCGGCGCAGTGCCGGAATTTGTGCGTGCGCATGCGGTAGCGCGCTTTCCGCTGCTCAAACTAAAGGTAAATCAGGAAAGCGGCTATGCCCTGCTGCAAGCCCTGACAGAGTGCCTGCCCGGCCACCCGCTGCTGATTGATGGCAACGAAGCCTGGCAGGAGCCCGACAGCCTGCTGCAGTTTCTGGAGCAGGCCCAAACGCTGCCCGGCCTGCGGGTACGCCTGCTGGAGCAGCCCATGCCCGCCGCCTGCCTGGAAGCCTACCAATACTTGCGCAACCGCAGCCCGTTCCCGGTATTTGCCGATGAGTCGGTAACCGATACGGCTGACTTTGCCGAGGTGGCCCGGCAGTTTCATGGCGTGAATATGAAACTAATGAAGGCCGGCGGATACCGCAACGGCCTTCATATTCTGGAACAAACCCGTGCCCACGGGCTGCAAACCATGCTGGGCTGCATGGTAGAAACCTCCCTGGGTATCTGGTCGGCGCTGCAGGTAAGTCCGCTGGCTCAGGTCTGCGACTTGGACGGCTTCCTGATTGTGCGCGACGAGCCCTTTGAGCTGGTGCAGGAAAAGCAGGGGCTGCTCACCGCCCAGGCAGCGCTGCCTGCGCTGGACCAGGCGCACCCCGTCGTTATTTAA
- a CDS encoding DUF6799 domain-containing protein codes for MKSFFPTLLLSFVLLAPLGVAAQAKTTPQTKQTVSANAQYVMQNGTVVLRQGNQSTGLTQNIRLANGTKINYKSGIVELPGGKMTTLREGDYVTAKGDIVFATPGSAAAARGEKAPADAQFDRYVEKGAAISPETFDARLTTLNTRLDLMAQKIQLLNQKISLLSVNAQRPTDTAQLDQQIQALEEQLKNIK; via the coding sequence ATGAAAAGCTTCTTCCCTACCCTGCTTCTGAGCTTTGTCCTGCTGGCGCCCCTGGGCGTGGCGGCCCAAGCTAAAACCACGCCGCAAACCAAGCAAACCGTTAGCGCCAACGCGCAATACGTGATGCAGAACGGCACCGTAGTTCTGCGCCAGGGCAACCAGAGCACTGGCCTCACGCAAAATATCCGATTGGCCAACGGCACCAAAATCAACTATAAAAGCGGTATTGTAGAGTTGCCAGGCGGCAAAATGACCACCCTGCGCGAAGGCGACTACGTAACGGCCAAGGGTGATATTGTGTTTGCCACGCCCGGCAGCGCCGCCGCCGCCCGTGGTGAAAAAGCCCCCGCCGACGCGCAATTTGACCGCTACGTAGAAAAAGGCGCCGCTATTTCGCCCGAGACATTTGATGCGCGCCTGACCACCCTGAACACCCGCCTGGACCTGATGGCCCAGAAAATTCAGCTGCTGAATCAGAAAATCAGCCTGTTGAGCGTGAATGCCCAGCGCCCCACCGATACGGCGCAGCTGGACCAGCAGATTCAAGCCTTGGAAGAGCAGCTGAAGAATATTAAATAA
- a CDS encoding class I SAM-dependent methyltransferase, with product MTLPDAGFDRVAAFYDPLARLVFGRSLLRAQQLALEGLPAGAPRVLIIGGGSGWVLREVLQRRPAAHILYLEASPAMLHRAQQTVQQYCSGQQQQVELRLGTEDSLLPGEAFDVIVTFFFLDLFPVARLRHIVSRLAAARQPQAPWLLADFAPPHTAWQKLLLASMYRFFGLTTGIQGRKLPPIREELARVGLSPTTHHTVFGGMAEAVVFQEIG from the coding sequence ATGACTCTGCCTGACGCCGGCTTTGACCGGGTAGCTGCCTTTTACGATCCGCTGGCGCGGCTGGTGTTTGGGCGCAGCCTGCTGCGGGCCCAGCAGCTGGCGCTGGAGGGGCTGCCGGCCGGCGCGCCACGGGTGCTTATCATTGGCGGGGGCTCTGGCTGGGTGTTGCGGGAGGTGCTGCAACGGCGGCCTGCGGCGCATATTCTCTATCTGGAAGCCTCGCCGGCCATGCTGCACCGCGCGCAGCAAACGGTGCAGCAGTACTGCAGCGGCCAACAGCAGCAGGTGGAATTACGACTGGGAACCGAGGATTCTTTGCTGCCCGGGGAGGCTTTCGACGTCATCGTGACATTCTTTTTCCTTGATTTATTTCCGGTGGCCCGGCTGCGCCATATTGTAAGCCGGCTGGCTGCCGCGCGCCAACCCCAGGCGCCTTGGCTGCTGGCTGATTTTGCGCCCCCACACACTGCTTGGCAAAAGCTGCTGCTGGCTTCCATGTACCGCTTTTTCGGGCTGACTACCGGGATTCAGGGGCGGAAACTGCCGCCCATCCGGGAGGAGCTGGCGCGGGTGGGACTCTCTCCTACCACGCATCACACCGTGTTTGGCGGCATGGCCGAGGCGGTGGTATTTCAGGAAATAGGCTAG
- a CDS encoding phosphatase PAP2 family protein — protein MKAFTARLLARISLITTEALVVGVLLWAAVVVFFYLTRVVFVNKSATFDWWAFSTMDTLRFAYPGLTSVVLVVTFFASMPFLLTVGILAPAGLLWRGYKREAWELLWAVAGGAILNQLLKIHYERLRPDTALLPQAGLSFPSGHAMIGMTLYGCVAWLLWRHGHHPAWAAALLLWTVLIGLSRVYLHVHYATDVVAGFAAGLVWLILLRFALHLWEQIVGVTIKDEVEVTEGE, from the coding sequence ATGAAAGCCTTCACTGCCCGTCTGCTGGCCCGCATATCCTTGATAACCACGGAAGCACTGGTGGTAGGGGTGCTGTTGTGGGCAGCAGTGGTCGTGTTTTTCTACCTCACCCGCGTGGTGTTCGTCAATAAGTCGGCTACGTTTGATTGGTGGGCCTTTTCCACCATGGATACGCTGCGCTTTGCCTATCCCGGGCTTACTTCCGTGGTGCTGGTGGTTACGTTTTTCGCTTCCATGCCTTTTCTGCTGACTGTGGGCATCCTGGCCCCGGCGGGCTTGCTTTGGCGCGGGTACAAGCGCGAGGCCTGGGAGCTGCTCTGGGCCGTAGCCGGGGGCGCCATCCTCAATCAGCTACTCAAAATCCATTATGAGCGGCTCCGGCCCGATACGGCGCTGCTGCCGCAAGCCGGCCTGAGCTTTCCCAGCGGCCACGCCATGATTGGTATGACGCTGTATGGCTGCGTGGCCTGGCTGCTGTGGCGGCACGGGCACCACCCCGCCTGGGCAGCGGCCCTGCTGCTCTGGACGGTGCTGATTGGCCTTTCCCGCGTATACCTGCACGTACACTATGCCACCGATGTAGTGGCCGGTTTCGCCGCGGGGCTGGTCTGGCTGATTCTGCTGCGCTTTGCCCTGCACCTGTGGGAGCAGATTGTGGGCGTTACGATCAAAGATGAGGTGGAAGTAACCGAAGGGGAATAA
- a CDS encoding T9SS type A sorting domain-containing protein: MKTFSLRSLLAALAVLLMTTASLAQNGRPAKSPARQEIHTYLQQTVMPVVRQQRLKLETQLSATDKTQLTAYREQLQSLRRQEKQLRRSFRAANPPQQAQPQAHVALTDAQKEQLKQLHTQRRAIMEQVKPLAQKYQAAISQLAAEVQPQQAQWQADLQAIRAKYPATTPENAPAKAGRQHNGQRRYFKPVSFLLLNPNAPAHSRRNQQQQVSGEAAVYPNPVAPTSQLTYEVKKAGPVTVELLDGRGSALRTIVDQKQNKGTYSQAVQVADLARGTYFFKITTRSGVETKRFVKE; this comes from the coding sequence ATGAAAACTTTCTCCCTTCGGTCGCTGCTGGCAGCTCTGGCTGTGTTGCTGATGACCACGGCCTCCCTCGCCCAAAATGGCCGCCCCGCTAAGTCGCCGGCCCGCCAGGAAATACACACCTACCTGCAGCAAACGGTGATGCCGGTAGTGCGCCAGCAGCGCCTGAAGCTGGAAACCCAGCTTTCCGCCACCGATAAAACCCAGCTTACCGCTTATCGGGAGCAGCTGCAGTCGCTACGCAGGCAGGAAAAACAGCTTCGCCGCAGCTTCCGGGCCGCCAATCCACCGCAGCAGGCTCAGCCACAAGCACACGTTGCGCTGACCGATGCCCAGAAAGAGCAGCTGAAACAGCTGCACACACAACGCCGCGCTATTATGGAGCAGGTGAAGCCGCTGGCGCAGAAGTACCAGGCGGCTATCAGCCAGCTGGCCGCCGAGGTACAGCCGCAGCAAGCCCAGTGGCAGGCCGATTTGCAGGCTATCCGGGCAAAATACCCCGCCACCACTCCGGAAAACGCCCCCGCCAAAGCTGGCCGCCAGCACAATGGGCAGCGCCGCTATTTCAAGCCTGTTTCCTTTCTGCTGCTTAACCCCAACGCCCCGGCGCATTCCCGGCGCAACCAGCAGCAACAGGTAAGTGGCGAGGCAGCCGTATATCCGAACCCGGTGGCTCCTACCAGCCAGCTAACCTACGAGGTAAAGAAGGCCGGCCCGGTAACCGTGGAGCTACTGGACGGCCGCGGCAGCGCCCTGCGCACCATTGTTGATCAAAAGCAGAATAAAGGCACTTATTCGCAGGCAGTGCAGGTAGCTGACCTGGCCCGTGGCACTTATTTCTTTAAGATAACCACCCGCAGCGGGGTGGAAACCAAGCGGTTTGTGAAAGAATAA
- a CDS encoding phosphatase PAP2 family protein — MTSHLRRLLAEVVLFITEFAIVLAVGVLGVAGFLAISREVFDQDAATFDADAFRWTQRLFGAEQQQWVEAITFFASRNFIVAAALIVILYFLVLRKHRWYTLMVPVVALGGITLNIALKGIYQRPRPLLPLTSASGLSFPSGHAMISACFYGLLIYLVYNHVRRHKVWRWVLIGALALLILLIGITRVYLRVHYATDVMAGILAGISWLLIAIPLLRRLEGVIKKRYRNDPQLAEKQAL, encoded by the coding sequence ATGACCTCTCATCTGCGCCGCCTGCTGGCGGAAGTCGTGCTGTTCATCACCGAGTTTGCCATTGTGCTGGCCGTTGGCGTGCTGGGTGTAGCCGGTTTTCTGGCCATCAGCCGGGAGGTGTTTGATCAGGATGCCGCTACGTTTGATGCCGATGCTTTCCGCTGGACACAGCGCCTGTTTGGGGCCGAGCAGCAGCAGTGGGTGGAGGCCATTACGTTTTTTGCCTCCCGCAATTTCATTGTGGCGGCGGCCCTCATCGTTATCTTATACTTTCTGGTGCTGCGCAAGCACCGCTGGTATACCCTCATGGTGCCAGTGGTGGCCCTGGGCGGCATTACCCTCAACATTGCGTTGAAAGGCATTTATCAGCGGCCCCGGCCTCTACTGCCGCTCACCTCGGCCAGCGGCCTGAGCTTTCCCAGTGGCCACGCCATGATTAGCGCCTGTTTTTACGGCCTGCTTATCTACCTGGTATACAACCATGTGCGGCGGCATAAGGTCTGGCGCTGGGTGCTCATCGGAGCGTTGGCCCTGCTGATTTTGCTGATTGGAATTACCCGCGTGTACCTGCGGGTACACTATGCCACCGATGTAATGGCCGGTATTCTGGCGGGCATTTCCTGGCTGCTGATTGCCATTCCGCTGCTGCGGCGTTTAGAAGGAGTGATAAAAAAACGGTATCGGAACGATCCGCAATTAGCTGAAAAACAGGCGTTGTAG
- a CDS encoding MarR family winged helix-turn-helix transcriptional regulator has product MKIEDEIQQRTFQSEYHKLHINLVFTANWLQFRQSVAFKEFGLTLPQFNVLRILRGQHPKPATVNLLIERMLDKTSNASRIVDKLEAKGLVTRTVCPSNRRAVDIRITESGLDLLQRMDSVVSNATLGLQNLTEQEASQLNALLDKLRG; this is encoded by the coding sequence ATGAAAATTGAAGACGAAATTCAGCAACGCACTTTCCAGAGCGAGTATCATAAGCTGCACATCAACCTGGTGTTTACGGCAAACTGGCTGCAGTTCCGGCAAAGTGTAGCCTTCAAGGAGTTTGGCCTCACGCTGCCCCAGTTTAACGTGCTGCGCATTCTGCGGGGCCAGCACCCCAAGCCAGCTACCGTCAACCTACTCATTGAGCGCATGCTGGATAAAACCAGCAACGCCTCCCGTATTGTAGACAAGCTGGAGGCCAAGGGCCTGGTAACCCGCACCGTGTGCCCCAGCAACCGCCGGGCCGTGGACATCCGCATTACCGAGTCCGGGCTGGACCTGCTCCAGCGCATGGATTCTGTGGTGTCCAATGCCACCCTGGGCCTGCAAAATCTCACCGAGCAAGAAGCTTCTCAACTCAATGCGCTGCTGGATAAGCTGCGCGGTTAA
- a CDS encoding YceI family protein: MKKILFPALLAFTLLAAPSFAQSPVANSAGTSAPRAAKATKASVAAYKLQPQLSTLGWLGKKVGGQHNGTAQFQQGDLLVRGNKLVGGTVTVDMNSIKNEDLKDQEYNGKLMGHLRSDDFFSVEKFPTATLKITSLAPIKADAQGNNMRITGDLTIKGITKPVSFPAKVGVKNGVAAASGTAIIDRTQYDVKYGSTLFGAAADKAIDNDFALSFNVIAKK; this comes from the coding sequence ATGAAAAAGATTCTTTTCCCCGCTCTGCTGGCTTTCACCCTCCTGGCTGCTCCTTCTTTCGCTCAGTCTCCGGTAGCTAACTCGGCGGGCACCAGCGCCCCCCGCGCTGCCAAAGCAACCAAGGCTTCCGTAGCCGCTTACAAGCTGCAGCCGCAGCTGAGCACGCTGGGCTGGTTGGGTAAAAAAGTAGGTGGCCAGCACAACGGCACGGCGCAGTTCCAGCAGGGCGACCTGCTCGTGCGCGGCAATAAGCTGGTAGGCGGCACCGTAACGGTGGACATGAACTCCATCAAAAACGAAGACCTGAAAGATCAGGAGTACAACGGTAAGCTCATGGGCCACCTGCGTTCCGATGACTTCTTCAGCGTGGAGAAATTCCCCACCGCAACCCTGAAAATCACCAGCCTGGCACCTATTAAGGCCGATGCCCAGGGCAACAACATGCGCATCACCGGCGACCTGACCATTAAAGGCATCACCAAGCCCGTTAGCTTCCCCGCCAAAGTAGGCGTGAAGAACGGAGTAGCGGCTGCCAGCGGCACGGCCATCATCGACCGCACCCAGTATGATGTTAAGTACGGCTCTACCCTGTTTGGTGCTGCTGCCGACAAAGCCATTGACAATGACTTCGCACTGAGCTTCAACGTAATTGCCAAGAAGTAA
- a CDS encoding GAF domain-containing protein, which yields MQLNTLERPASTGIFPFATFLSLEPLIAYWQERVHDANKGTAALAQAIMAQVQEGTWSRGSITDMTALECGCDLVETLMLAVFPPASFPTDLSGATPPFARFSFYHTPRFAEVLLNPNHTVKQPLNVDAATMEVYMMRVAYLLILEKVYGVKLPLDTTVVFTVPDYSIGLYRHYSVEFNSTFIEVRVKGEAPELTHEQIETLGHNLHRLDIWKELLPPELFELHGFNIVHLVDVTDQEILSELKYDLLERDVLQASDRLEQIQEKLRVLFGRPFLQLGIAAYDEKKRAFVDFGRKINHSFLTKQLQNQEVSSGFRQIYARLMLERQPVVLENVETADIPEDLRQQILGIGIRSAILALLPYGDDTVGLLELGSPNVGDLDEFSLEKVNPFIPLFAVAVKRNAEDIQTRVQAIIKEKFTAIHPTMEWRFTDAALNLLEKIEDGNKNAEMEAIVFHEVYPLHGSSDIRGSSTARNEAIQGDLIEHLSLANKVLKKASEFQALPILDELKFYVNKNLRRLRQGIITGDEVNILESIKTEVEPLFEYLGTNTPELRSILTEYWDNIDPDLGILYKRRKAFEQSVTRLNDAVSDYLDEEEEKAQQMFPHYFQRFKTDGVEYNIYVGGALVENKPFDLIFLKNLRLWQLLTMVEITRRTAALKAELPMPLETTQLVLIHSQPLSIRFRQDERQFDVDGTYNIRYEIIKKRIDKATILGTGERLTQPGQLALVYTQAREATEYMEYIDYLQDRNLLEPEVEELELEELQGVKGLLALRVKVKL from the coding sequence ATGCAGCTTAACACTCTAGAACGACCGGCCTCTACCGGGATATTTCCCTTTGCTACCTTCCTCAGCCTGGAGCCCCTCATAGCCTATTGGCAGGAGCGGGTGCATGATGCCAACAAAGGCACCGCCGCCCTGGCGCAGGCCATTATGGCGCAGGTGCAGGAGGGCACCTGGAGCCGCGGCTCCATTACTGATATGACGGCCCTGGAGTGCGGCTGCGACCTGGTAGAAACCCTGATGCTGGCGGTGTTTCCCCCGGCTTCTTTTCCGACTGATTTAAGCGGGGCTACCCCGCCCTTTGCCCGGTTCAGCTTTTACCACACGCCTCGCTTTGCCGAAGTATTGCTGAACCCCAACCATACGGTAAAGCAGCCCCTGAACGTGGATGCGGCTACCATGGAGGTGTACATGATGCGGGTAGCCTACCTGCTCATTCTGGAAAAAGTTTACGGCGTAAAGCTCCCCCTCGACACGACCGTAGTCTTCACTGTGCCCGACTACAGCATTGGCCTGTACCGGCACTACAGCGTGGAGTTTAACAGTACTTTTATTGAAGTGCGCGTGAAGGGCGAAGCGCCGGAGCTCACCCACGAGCAGATTGAAACTCTGGGGCATAACCTGCACCGCCTGGACATCTGGAAAGAACTGCTGCCACCGGAGCTGTTTGAGCTGCACGGCTTCAACATTGTGCATCTGGTGGACGTAACCGACCAGGAAATCCTTTCGGAGCTGAAGTATGACCTGCTGGAGCGCGACGTGCTGCAGGCCTCTGACCGGCTGGAGCAGATTCAGGAAAAGCTGCGCGTGCTGTTTGGCCGCCCCTTCCTGCAGCTGGGCATTGCCGCTTATGATGAGAAGAAGCGGGCCTTCGTGGATTTTGGCCGAAAAATAAACCACAGCTTCCTTACCAAGCAGCTGCAAAACCAGGAAGTAAGCTCTGGTTTTCGCCAGATTTATGCCCGCCTGATGCTGGAGCGGCAGCCCGTGGTGCTGGAAAACGTGGAAACCGCGGATATCCCCGAAGACCTGCGCCAACAGATTCTGGGTATCGGCATCCGAAGCGCCATTTTAGCCCTTTTGCCTTACGGCGACGACACGGTGGGTTTGCTAGAGTTGGGCTCCCCCAACGTAGGCGACCTGGACGAGTTCAGCCTGGAAAAGGTAAACCCCTTTATTCCCCTGTTCGCGGTGGCTGTGAAGCGCAACGCCGAGGACATTCAGACGCGGGTACAGGCCATTATCAAGGAGAAGTTCACCGCCATTCACCCTACCATGGAGTGGCGCTTTACCGATGCCGCCCTGAACCTGCTGGAGAAGATTGAGGACGGCAACAAAAACGCCGAAATGGAGGCTATTGTGTTCCATGAAGTGTACCCGCTGCATGGCTCTTCCGATATCCGGGGCAGCAGCACGGCCCGCAACGAAGCCATTCAGGGCGACCTGATTGAGCATTTGTCGCTGGCAAATAAGGTGCTGAAGAAAGCATCGGAGTTTCAGGCGCTGCCTATTCTGGATGAGCTGAAGTTCTACGTGAATAAAAACCTGCGCCGCCTGCGCCAGGGCATTATTACGGGGGATGAAGTCAACATTCTGGAGTCGATAAAGACGGAGGTGGAGCCCCTGTTTGAGTACCTGGGCACTAACACGCCCGAGCTTCGCTCCATCCTCACGGAGTACTGGGACAATATCGACCCCGATCTGGGCATTCTCTACAAGCGGCGCAAGGCTTTTGAGCAGAGCGTAACCCGCCTGAACGATGCCGTGAGCGACTACCTGGACGAGGAGGAAGAAAAGGCCCAGCAGATGTTCCCGCACTACTTCCAGCGCTTCAAAACCGATGGCGTGGAGTACAACATTTACGTGGGCGGGGCACTGGTAGAAAATAAGCCTTTCGACCTCATTTTCCTGAAAAACCTCCGCCTGTGGCAGCTCCTGACCATGGTGGAAATAACCCGCCGCACTGCTGCCCTCAAGGCCGAGCTGCCCATGCCGCTGGAAACCACTCAGCTGGTGCTGATTCACAGCCAGCCCCTGAGCATCCGCTTCCGGCAGGACGAGCGCCAGTTTGATGTGGACGGCACCTACAACATCCGCTACGAAATCATCAAGAAGCGCATCGACAAAGCCACCATTCTGGGTACCGGCGAGCGGTTGACCCAGCCCGGCCAGCTGGCCCTGGTGTACACCCAGGCGCGGGAAGCCACCGAGTACATGGAATACATTGACTACCTGCAGGACCGCAACCTGCTGGAGCCGGAGGTAGAAGAATTAGAGCTGGAAGAGCTGCAGGGCGTAAAAGGCCTGCTGGCGCTGCGGGTAAAAGTGAAGCTGTAA
- a CDS encoding dicarboxylate/amino acid:cation symporter — MKLSRLTPLVLILFIVAAVLSLLSAYQVVPLAPTVPLVARWVALLALVAYGTQRRSLTFWIVVSMLVGAEIGHDFPVQAVSLKVLSDVFLRLVKTIIAPLVFGTLVVGIAGHADLKQVGKMGLKALVYFEVVTTFALFIGLAAINLTKAGVGINQGSIQADTEKLEAVNQSTSDIILHIFPENIAKSVADGQVLQVVVFAIIFAIGLAMVHQKHRKPMLEWSESLSEVMFKFTNVVMYFAPIGVGGAMAYTVGKMGFAPLLNAFQLLLTLYGALIAFILLVLLPIALIARIPVKRFVQAIAEPVSIAFATTSSEAALPRAMEAMESIGVPRRVVAFVMPTGYSFNLDGTTLYLSLASVFVAQAAGIDLSFGQQLIMVFTLMLTSKGVAGVPRASLVILLATVASFNLPAWPVFIILGIDALMDMARTAVNVTGNCLATAVIARWEGEFIDNYHAAPITDLAEADSTLVQHAG; from the coding sequence ATGAAGCTTTCCCGCCTCACTCCTCTGGTTCTTATTTTATTTATTGTGGCGGCCGTGCTCTCGCTGCTCAGCGCCTATCAGGTGGTGCCCCTGGCGCCCACTGTGCCGCTGGTTGCCCGTTGGGTGGCCCTGCTCGCGCTGGTAGCCTATGGTACCCAGCGCCGCTCCCTTACGTTCTGGATTGTAGTCAGCATGCTGGTAGGGGCCGAAATCGGGCACGACTTCCCGGTACAGGCCGTCAGCCTGAAAGTGCTCAGCGACGTATTCCTGCGGCTGGTGAAAACCATTATTGCGCCGCTGGTATTCGGTACGCTGGTGGTAGGCATTGCCGGCCACGCCGACCTTAAGCAGGTGGGCAAGATGGGTTTGAAAGCCCTAGTGTATTTTGAAGTAGTTACCACGTTTGCCCTGTTCATCGGTCTGGCCGCCATTAACCTGACCAAAGCCGGCGTCGGCATCAACCAGGGCAGCATTCAGGCCGATACCGAGAAGCTGGAGGCCGTTAACCAAAGCACCTCCGATATTATCCTGCACATCTTCCCCGAGAATATTGCCAAATCCGTGGCCGATGGGCAGGTGCTGCAGGTGGTGGTGTTTGCCATAATCTTCGCCATTGGCCTGGCCATGGTGCACCAGAAGCACCGCAAGCCCATGCTGGAATGGTCGGAGAGCCTGTCGGAGGTGATGTTCAAATTCACCAATGTGGTGATGTACTTCGCCCCCATCGGGGTGGGTGGCGCTATGGCCTACACGGTAGGCAAAATGGGCTTCGCGCCCCTGCTGAATGCATTCCAGCTGCTGCTCACGCTTTATGGGGCGCTTATTGCCTTTATCCTGCTGGTGCTGCTGCCCATTGCGCTTATTGCCCGCATTCCCGTGAAGCGCTTTGTGCAGGCCATTGCCGAGCCTGTGAGCATTGCCTTTGCCACTACTTCCTCGGAGGCAGCGCTGCCCCGCGCTATGGAAGCCATGGAAAGCATTGGCGTACCCCGCCGCGTGGTGGCCTTTGTAATGCCTACCGGCTACTCCTTTAACCTGGATGGCACTACGCTGTATCTGTCGTTGGCTTCGGTATTCGTAGCTCAGGCAGCCGGCATTGATCTGTCGTTTGGTCAGCAGCTGATTATGGTGTTCACGCTCATGCTCACCAGCAAAGGCGTAGCGGGTGTGCCGCGGGCTTCTTTGGTGATTCTGCTGGCTACCGTAGCCTCATTTAATCTGCCCGCCTGGCCGGTATTCATCATTCTGGGTATTGATGCCCTGATGGACATGGCCCGCACGGCCGTAAACGTGACCGGCAACTGCCTGGCCACGGCCGTAATTGCGCGGTGGGAAGGCGAGTTTATAGACAACTACCACGCGGCACCGATAACAGACCTGGCCGAAGCCGACAGCACCCTGGTACAGCACGCAGGGTAA
- a CDS encoding ATP-dependent Clp protease adaptor ClpS, producing MNTKPQINYDEDVLLLEETIDVRDLIVYNDDVNTFDHVIKTLIDVCGHEPEQAEQCTLLIHYKGQCTVKHGAFDELAGMCTAIHDRGISADVL from the coding sequence ATGAATACCAAACCGCAAATCAATTACGACGAGGACGTTCTGTTGCTGGAGGAAACCATTGATGTACGCGACCTGATTGTGTACAACGATGACGTAAATACCTTCGACCACGTCATTAAAACCCTCATCGATGTATGCGGCCACGAGCCAGAGCAGGCCGAGCAATGTACCTTGCTGATTCATTACAAAGGGCAGTGTACCGTTAAGCATGGCGCCTTTGATGAGCTGGCCGGCATGTGCACCGCCATCCACGACCGCGGCATCTCGGCGGACGTGCTTTAA